From one Alicyclobacillus acidocaldarius subsp. acidocaldarius Tc-4-1 genomic stretch:
- a CDS encoding ParB/RepB/Spo0J family partition protein yields the protein MSTIHVDRLKPHPRNAEYFTDIAGEKYEELKRSIATHGIRDPLKILPDGTIIAGHQRFRIARELGIEQVPVVIYDVSQVEAEYLLIADNEERRGEDNDPIRKAKRAKFLKEYWGVHRGVNQYSRVNQNGESPKTSKDIAEAVGTDAAHLPRLLKLNDLIPELQTLVSASKLGTTAAEQLAHLTPDEQRALFQAFGEAIGERTVAEAKEIRRQIEEERRLREAAEKRVRELEGSLQRLTREIEAAKDEPAALRAALEDTQRELEQARRELAERPRIEVVSEEIKRALDDLRKQNDELKASLAEQERLADKLRKEKAAALEAKRQAEDEAIKERLARQRLEKTFESAGNSEASYAALRNLESKLYEVRQDVAGMLAVWEPESVSDEVRDHFVSVLYVTAEALTNLAKKCEGVKSNNVLMFRRDR from the coding sequence ATGAGCACGATCCATGTCGACAGGCTCAAACCGCATCCCAGGAACGCCGAATACTTCACCGACATTGCCGGAGAGAAGTATGAGGAGTTGAAGCGGAGCATCGCGACGCACGGCATCCGCGATCCACTCAAAATTTTGCCGGATGGGACCATCATCGCAGGCCATCAGCGATTCCGAATCGCGAGGGAACTCGGGATCGAGCAAGTGCCCGTTGTGATCTACGACGTAAGCCAAGTGGAGGCCGAATACCTGCTGATCGCGGACAACGAGGAACGCCGGGGCGAGGACAACGACCCGATCAGGAAGGCGAAGCGGGCGAAGTTCCTCAAGGAGTATTGGGGAGTACACCGCGGCGTCAATCAGTATTCGAGGGTTAACCAAAATGGTGAATCCCCCAAGACGAGCAAGGACATCGCAGAGGCTGTGGGAACGGATGCTGCGCACTTACCGAGATTGCTGAAGCTTAACGATCTGATTCCAGAACTCCAAACTCTCGTGTCCGCAAGCAAACTCGGCACAACCGCCGCAGAACAGCTTGCCCATCTGACGCCCGATGAGCAACGCGCGTTATTTCAAGCCTTTGGCGAGGCCATTGGCGAGCGCACGGTTGCAGAAGCAAAGGAGATCCGTCGTCAGATCGAAGAGGAACGTCGTTTGCGGGAAGCTGCAGAAAAGCGGGTACGCGAACTGGAAGGCTCGCTTCAGCGACTTACCCGCGAAATTGAAGCGGCAAAAGACGAACCCGCTGCGCTTCGAGCGGCGCTGGAGGACACGCAGCGCGAGTTGGAACAGGCGCGGCGGGAACTGGCTGAGCGGCCGCGCATCGAGGTTGTGTCAGAGGAGATCAAGCGGGCGCTCGACGATCTGCGTAAGCAGAATGACGAACTGAAAGCGTCACTCGCGGAGCAGGAACGTCTTGCAGACAAGCTTCGCAAAGAGAAGGCCGCCGCGTTGGAAGCCAAACGTCAGGCGGAGGACGAGGCGATCAAGGAACGCCTTGCGCGCCAGCGATTGGAGAAGACCTTCGAGTCGGCGGGGAATTCCGAAGCGAGCTATGCCGCGCTGCGTAATCTCGAATCCAAGCTGTACGAGGTGCGTCAAGACGTCGCGGGCATGCTTGCGGTTTGGGAACCGGAATCCGTCTCAGACGAAGTTCGGGATCACTTTGTGTCCGTGCTCTATGTGACTGCTGAGGCGTTGACGAACCTTGCGAAGAAGTGCGAAGGCGTCAAGTCGAACAATGTCCTGATGTTCCGGAGGGACCGCTGA
- a CDS encoding gamma-glutamylcyclotransferase family protein, with amino-acid sequence MHTHTFFVYGTLRKDQPNRTVVEPYLVSELGMGQIRGAMYDWGAFPAVTLEEDGVVVGEWVKVTEEGLKALDRLEGYPQLYDRVIVKDLANGLRGWVYCVPKQKVNGNARVESGDWVVYQANRLVARR; translated from the coding sequence ATGCACACGCATACGTTCTTTGTGTACGGAACCTTGCGAAAAGATCAGCCGAATCGCACGGTAGTCGAGCCGTATTTGGTCAGCGAACTTGGTATGGGGCAAATTCGCGGCGCGATGTACGACTGGGGCGCGTTTCCTGCGGTGACGTTGGAAGAAGACGGCGTGGTCGTCGGCGAGTGGGTGAAGGTCACGGAGGAAGGGCTCAAGGCACTGGATCGGCTGGAGGGATACCCACAGCTTTATGACCGCGTGATCGTCAAGGATTTGGCGAATGGGTTGCGGGGTTGGGTGTACTGCGTGCCAAAGCAGAAGGTTAACGGCAACGCGCGCGTGGAGAGCGGGGACTGGGTGGTGTATCAGGCGAACAGGTTGGTGGCGCGGAGATAA
- a CDS encoding sigma-70 family RNA polymerase sigma factor, which translates to MDTLVLAAKSGDQDAFMALYQEFRDRLRRWAHGYWIPGAERDDVMQHALIGFWKAVRGYDGQTPFLAFAKMCVKRELVTVLKMARRQKHFWHLTALSLDAECPWIEDSERTVLDVFVDRTAPSVDDMVFGPPQSAGPEELVAWAERHWGLRLTELERAVWRLRLEGHSYVEIQRILQCGYKTVDNAVQRLRKKARKAIARSREPNAVLA; encoded by the coding sequence ATGGACACGTTGGTGCTTGCAGCAAAATCCGGTGACCAAGACGCTTTCATGGCGCTTTATCAAGAATTTCGCGACAGACTGCGCCGCTGGGCGCATGGATATTGGATCCCCGGAGCAGAACGCGACGACGTGATGCAGCACGCTCTGATTGGGTTTTGGAAAGCGGTGCGTGGGTACGACGGGCAAACGCCGTTCCTGGCTTTCGCCAAGATGTGCGTCAAGCGAGAACTCGTCACCGTGCTCAAGATGGCGCGGCGGCAAAAGCACTTCTGGCATCTGACGGCTCTGTCGCTCGACGCGGAGTGCCCATGGATCGAGGACTCGGAGCGCACGGTGCTGGACGTGTTCGTTGATCGTACGGCACCGAGTGTGGACGATATGGTGTTTGGGCCACCGCAAAGTGCGGGTCCAGAGGAACTCGTGGCATGGGCAGAGCGGCATTGGGGGCTGAGATTGACGGAGCTCGAACGCGCGGTGTGGCGGTTGCGGCTCGAGGGGCATTCATACGTGGAGATCCAGCGTATCTTACAGTGCGGGTATAAAACGGTGGACAATGCGGTGCAGCGGTTGCGGAAAAAAGCGAGAAAGGCAATCGCGAGAAGTCGCGAGCCCAATGCAGTTCTGGCCTGA
- a CDS encoding type ISP restriction/modification enzyme, which yields MYRPFSKRWLYFDRAFNDMIYQQLRLFPRPDAENKVIILQAPGDNRNFTCLVTDELPDLHVVGTTQCFPLYVYDGEDGDVEVQVALDLIAPKDYAITDETLRAFQEQYGDTSITKEDIFYYVYGVLHASDYRERFASDLRRELPRIPFASDFWAFSQAGRKLAELHIGYEKVDPFPLEESISSNAPEDPWERYRVKKMRFARDKRDLVVNEWITLRGIPEEAFHYQVNGRSPIEWIVEQYQIKRDRASGIVNDPNAWARETAQDPRYIVDLVKRAVRVAVETLKVIRQLPPALE from the coding sequence TTGTACCGTCCGTTCTCTAAGCGCTGGTTGTATTTTGATCGCGCTTTTAACGATATGATCTACCAACAACTGCGTCTTTTCCCGCGTCCAGATGCGGAGAACAAGGTGATTATTCTACAAGCACCCGGAGATAATCGGAACTTCACATGTTTGGTGACGGATGAATTGCCAGATCTTCATGTAGTAGGGACCACTCAATGTTTTCCGCTTTACGTATATGATGGGGAAGACGGCGATGTGGAGGTTCAGGTTGCGCTTGATTTGATTGCTCCAAAAGACTATGCAATCACGGATGAAACACTTAGAGCATTTCAAGAGCAATATGGGGACACCTCCATTACAAAGGAAGATATTTTCTATTACGTCTATGGCGTGCTTCACGCATCAGACTATCGTGAACGCTTTGCTTCGGATTTGCGCCGTGAACTACCGCGAATTCCGTTTGCATCAGATTTCTGGGCATTCAGTCAAGCTGGTCGCAAGCTTGCGGAGTTGCACATAGGCTACGAGAAGGTTGACCCTTTTCCATTGGAAGAGAGTATTTCATCAAATGCACCAGAGGATCCTTGGGAACGTTACCGTGTAAAAAAGATGAGGTTTGCTAGGGACAAGAGAGACTTGGTTGTCAACGAGTGGATAACGCTTCGTGGAATTCCGGAAGAAGCGTTCCACTATCAGGTGAATGGACGGTCGCCGATTGAATGGATTGTGGAGCAGTATCAAATCAAGCGAGATCGAGCAAGCGGGATCGTGAATGATCCGAACGCCTGGGCTCGTGAGACGGCTCAAGATCCTCGGTACATTGTGGACTTGGTGAAACGAGCAGTGCGTGTGGCGGTGGAGACGCTAAAGGTCATTCGTCAATTGCCGCCAGCATTAGAATAA
- a CDS encoding type ISP restriction/modification enzyme — MLWVDSFQLQEEHGSWSTQFFADDYTELMRTQRDASITVVVGNPPWRSRQRDENDANQNLQYERLDERIRSTFAAETSSRNRNSLYDAYIRAIRWAMDRVGNQGVVAFVTNAGWIDGNAMDGMRKELANECAAIYLINLRGNARTQGELRRREGDNVFSQGSRAAVCLVVLVKDDSHVGPAEIFYHDIGDYLSREEKLAKVKAFGDVQGVPWTRITPNEAGDWIHQRSDEFVSLMPLGGEQAESEHRIFNIRSRGVATSRDAWVYNFSHETVANNMQRMIAVYNSQVRRGINEQLNDPSQISWSRGLRRDATRGGDSWVSAGCDSNCVVPSVL; from the coding sequence GTGCTGTGGGTTGACTCATTCCAACTTCAAGAGGAGCACGGATCTTGGAGTACGCAGTTTTTCGCTGACGATTACACTGAGTTGATGCGTACTCAACGTGATGCTTCGATTACGGTTGTGGTGGGAAATCCGCCTTGGCGTTCAAGACAAAGAGATGAAAACGACGCTAACCAAAATCTGCAATACGAACGGTTGGATGAGAGAATTCGAAGCACGTTTGCGGCTGAAACGTCTTCAAGAAATAGGAACAGCCTCTATGACGCTTATATCCGAGCAATTCGCTGGGCAATGGACCGAGTGGGGAATCAAGGCGTGGTCGCGTTCGTGACCAACGCTGGCTGGATCGACGGCAATGCCATGGACGGGATGCGCAAGGAACTCGCAAACGAGTGTGCGGCGATTTATCTAATCAATCTTCGCGGAAATGCTAGAACGCAAGGCGAACTCAGGAGACGGGAGGGTGATAATGTATTTTCTCAAGGGAGTCGTGCTGCCGTATGCCTCGTTGTGCTGGTGAAAGACGACTCCCACGTTGGGCCCGCAGAGATTTTCTATCACGACATTGGTGACTATCTAAGCCGTGAAGAGAAACTCGCGAAAGTCAAGGCGTTCGGAGATGTACAAGGTGTACCATGGACTCGCATCACACCTAATGAAGCAGGGGATTGGATTCATCAACGGTCAGATGAATTCGTGTCGCTTATGCCGCTTGGTGGAGAGCAAGCAGAAAGTGAGCATCGAATATTTAACATTCGTTCAAGGGGTGTGGCAACCAGTCGTGACGCATGGGTGTACAATTTTTCTCATGAAACGGTCGCGAATAATATGCAGAGAATGATTGCGGTATACAACAGTCAGGTTAGGAGAGGTATCAACGAACAACTAAACGACCCCAGCCAAATTAGTTGGAGCCGTGGCTTGCGGCGTGATGCTACACGGGGGGGCGATTCATGGGTTTCGGCCGGATGCGATTCGAATTGCGTTGTACCGTCCGTTCTCTAA
- a CDS encoding DEAD/DEAH box helicase family protein translates to MGFWEQYENLQNEASSPQERGRLFERFLLAFLRDGHYPGARFVWVKTYRDWIMDTQPERSQQDEGIDLVAEDTEHHLWAIQSKDHRDPVDWRELSTFVASATSPRFSFTKFLVVAVGGVTRTAEARCQERGIAVWTGEDFETADIDWEQFTWQASEAMTRHVPVSLRPYQEEAVAAILSGWEANDRGKCIMPPGTGKTLVALRTVERFAQPRDLVLFCAPSIALVNQTIRAWKRDATVQLRFVAVTSDRGVGRDEDTGDISLIIPPTTNHEELVRAAQPVDDAIIVVVSTYQSLHVVADAQQQGLPEFRVAIADEAHRTTGVAYEEEEDPSDF, encoded by the coding sequence ATGGGGTTTTGGGAGCAATACGAAAACTTGCAGAATGAGGCGTCGTCTCCACAAGAGCGCGGGCGCTTATTCGAACGATTTTTGCTTGCGTTCCTGCGCGACGGGCATTACCCAGGTGCCCGGTTTGTGTGGGTTAAGACATATCGAGATTGGATTATGGACACGCAACCAGAGCGTTCTCAGCAAGACGAAGGTATCGATTTGGTGGCTGAAGACACTGAGCACCATTTGTGGGCAATCCAATCCAAGGACCATCGTGACCCGGTGGACTGGCGTGAACTTTCGACGTTTGTTGCGTCCGCAACGTCACCGCGGTTTTCGTTCACGAAGTTCTTAGTAGTTGCAGTTGGTGGCGTTACCCGCACGGCGGAAGCCCGCTGTCAAGAACGTGGTATCGCTGTTTGGACTGGGGAGGATTTTGAAACTGCCGATATAGATTGGGAACAGTTCACCTGGCAAGCGTCTGAAGCAATGACGCGCCATGTGCCGGTGAGTCTGCGTCCATACCAAGAGGAAGCCGTTGCAGCCATTCTCTCTGGCTGGGAAGCAAACGATCGTGGAAAGTGCATTATGCCGCCAGGGACGGGAAAGACGTTAGTGGCGCTTCGAACTGTTGAACGTTTCGCACAACCAAGAGACCTTGTTCTCTTCTGCGCACCTTCAATCGCCTTAGTCAATCAGACGATACGAGCTTGGAAGCGCGACGCGACGGTGCAGCTTCGTTTTGTTGCCGTAACTTCCGACCGAGGGGTGGGGCGCGACGAGGACACAGGAGACATTTCGCTGATTATCCCACCAACTACGAATCATGAAGAGTTGGTTCGTGCCGCTCAACCCGTAGATGACGCAATCATCGTTGTGGTAAGCACTTATCAATCCCTCCACGTCGTAGCAGATGCCCAACAGCAAGGTTTGCCTGAGTTTCGTGTGGCCATTGCGGATGAAGCGCACCGGACGACAGGCGTGGCGTATGAAGAAGAGGAAGATCCATCTGACTTTTGA
- a CDS encoding type II toxin-antitoxin system death-on-curing family toxin, which yields MSVEELVFLHFIAAHFYDNYEYSGTQEQFGIKDPNLLLSALNEMRQTFDGQELYPTIYDKAACLVRSIIQNHPFHNANKRTAVLAMIVFLDLNHYRVKVSQKKLVDFACDIAVHKPPVSRIGRTIRKWISYAPLERGRWKQVLSEFRNTDG from the coding sequence CTGTCAGTCGAGGAACTTGTATTTCTGCATTTTATTGCCGCTCATTTTTATGATAATTACGAATACAGTGGCACACAGGAGCAATTCGGAATCAAGGATCCGAATTTGCTCCTGTCGGCTCTCAATGAGATGCGCCAGACATTCGATGGTCAGGAATTATATCCGACCATTTATGACAAAGCGGCCTGTCTTGTTCGTTCCATCATCCAAAACCATCCTTTTCATAACGCGAACAAACGAACCGCCGTTCTGGCCATGATTGTCTTCTTGGATCTCAATCATTATAGAGTGAAAGTCAGTCAGAAAAAACTGGTGGACTTCGCATGCGATATTGCTGTCCATAAGCCACCTGTCTCGCGAATAGGCCGTACGATTAGAAAATGGATCAGTTATGCCCCGTTAGAAAGAGGGAGATGGAAACAAGTTTTATCTGAGTTCAGAAACACGGATGGGTAA
- a CDS encoding Dam family site-specific DNA-(adenine-N6)-methyltransferase, whose amino-acid sequence MLSCIFQHLSNPFLQNSLLDRHVIASLNKLLPPGRRLIEPFVGAGAVFLNLDYPEHLLGDVNRDLILAHQMLQAHGEAFIEACRELFVPENNTPERYYELRDEFNSTADPWHSTADPWRRAALFVYLNRHSIHGLIRYNRHGRFNAPFGYRKRIYFPEAEMRHFVERSKRAAFVHADFRDLMKQARPNDVVYCDPPYVPLSDTSNFVEYSPGGFSWCDHEVLADYARALAERGVTVVISNHRTPAVESLYRGAEIHVVEVPRNIGSQHRQTARVVEELIAVFRAL is encoded by the coding sequence ATGCTGTCGTGCATTTTCCAACATCTCTCGAATCCATTCTTGCAGAATAGCTTGCTCGATCGACATGTGATCGCCTCCCTTAACAAACTTCTCCCGCCCGGTCGTCGCCTCATCGAACCGTTCGTCGGTGCCGGCGCGGTGTTCCTGAACTTAGATTATCCCGAGCACCTGCTCGGCGACGTCAACCGCGACCTGATCCTCGCGCACCAGATGCTCCAAGCGCACGGCGAAGCGTTCATTGAGGCCTGCCGTGAGCTGTTCGTGCCCGAGAACAACACTCCCGAGCGGTACTACGAACTGCGCGATGAGTTCAACAGCACGGCGGATCCGTGGCACAGCACGGCGGATCCGTGGCGCAGAGCGGCGCTCTTCGTCTATCTCAACCGTCACAGTATCCACGGCTTGATCCGATACAATCGACACGGTCGTTTCAACGCACCGTTCGGGTATCGGAAGAGAATCTACTTTCCTGAAGCGGAGATGCGCCACTTCGTCGAGCGGTCGAAGCGAGCGGCATTCGTCCACGCCGACTTTCGCGACCTGATGAAGCAAGCGCGCCCGAATGATGTCGTCTACTGCGATCCGCCCTACGTACCGCTCTCCGACACGTCGAACTTCGTGGAGTATTCGCCAGGCGGCTTTTCGTGGTGCGATCACGAGGTGTTGGCCGACTACGCTCGGGCACTTGCAGAGCGCGGCGTCACCGTTGTGATCTCGAATCATCGAACGCCTGCGGTCGAGTCCTTGTATCGGGGCGCGGAAATCCACGTCGTCGAGGTACCAAGAAATATCGGGAGTCAGCATCGGCAGACGGCGCGTGTGGTCGAAGAGTTGATCGCGGTCTTTCGAGCATTGTGA
- a CDS encoding ArdC-like ssDNA-binding domain-containing protein, whose protein sequence is MTNCVRCTRTLRAEPSIRRGAGPVCAKWLLRQVGWTGRVPKGWSVMSDERVQRFLKRPLLSPDIPDDQAPLISTHGALETIAPKARPLESYSAEELRKAVVRVPSHLAAEYGNEDYDGTNRELYQRARALGLNESSAARWAETGSPPQAVETEDEVPLGGPATADNPDDAQGEATEQRAFVTHSRNPKVQEAFERLNALLDTFQDSEQFKRYLEFAARVPRYSFHNVMLIYAQRPNASCVMGYKKWQEFGRHVMRGERGISILAPLIKKVPEEDEHGNPVLDENGEPVLKQKLVGFKTVTVFDISQTDGEPIPVLDERIEGDRHVELRDRLMSVIRSKGIPVSYESRQRLHGANGIYHLEDRKISLSDGLSPDQEAKTLIHEYAHALMHADFDDRFTVVEGGGPSPERQQMEIEAEAVAYCVASAFGFDTRDYSVSYVWAWSGGDKRKLRASLERITKTAQQIIEEIERVSSARP, encoded by the coding sequence ATGACTAACTGCGTTCGTTGCACGCGCACACTGCGGGCGGAACCGAGCATTCGCCGTGGTGCCGGCCCGGTGTGCGCCAAGTGGTTGCTGCGTCAGGTCGGTTGGACGGGGCGTGTGCCCAAAGGCTGGAGCGTCATGTCGGACGAGCGCGTCCAGCGCTTTCTGAAGCGACCACTGTTGTCGCCGGATATTCCGGATGACCAGGCGCCCCTCATCAGCACGCACGGTGCGCTTGAGACGATCGCGCCGAAAGCCAGGCCCTTGGAGTCGTATTCGGCGGAGGAACTGCGTAAGGCCGTGGTTCGGGTGCCCAGTCACCTTGCAGCGGAGTACGGAAACGAGGACTATGACGGTACGAATCGCGAACTCTATCAACGCGCGCGGGCGCTGGGGCTGAATGAGTCCAGCGCGGCCCGGTGGGCGGAGACGGGATCGCCGCCTCAAGCCGTTGAGACGGAGGATGAAGTTCCACTCGGTGGGCCTGCGACGGCGGACAATCCGGACGACGCTCAGGGCGAGGCGACGGAGCAGCGCGCGTTTGTGACGCACAGCCGGAACCCGAAGGTGCAGGAGGCGTTCGAGCGGCTCAACGCGTTGTTGGACACGTTCCAGGACAGCGAGCAATTCAAGCGCTACCTGGAGTTTGCGGCGCGCGTGCCGCGGTACAGCTTTCACAATGTCATGCTGATTTACGCTCAACGCCCGAACGCGTCGTGCGTCATGGGCTACAAGAAGTGGCAGGAGTTCGGGCGCCACGTCATGCGCGGCGAGCGGGGCATCAGCATCCTGGCACCGCTGATCAAGAAGGTGCCGGAAGAGGACGAACACGGCAATCCGGTGTTGGACGAGAATGGTGAACCTGTCCTTAAGCAAAAGCTCGTTGGGTTCAAGACAGTGACGGTGTTCGACATCTCACAGACAGATGGCGAACCGATTCCGGTGCTGGATGAGCGAATCGAAGGCGATCGGCATGTGGAGCTCCGGGATCGGCTGATGAGTGTGATTCGCAGCAAGGGGATCCCGGTTTCTTACGAATCGCGACAGCGACTGCATGGCGCGAACGGTATCTACCACCTAGAGGACCGAAAGATCAGCCTGTCCGACGGGTTGTCGCCGGATCAGGAGGCGAAGACGCTGATCCACGAATACGCCCATGCGCTGATGCATGCCGATTTCGACGATCGGTTCACGGTTGTTGAGGGAGGCGGACCATCGCCCGAGCGTCAGCAGATGGAGATCGAGGCGGAGGCGGTCGCGTACTGCGTGGCGTCGGCGTTTGGGTTCGACACCCGCGACTATTCGGTCAGCTATGTGTGGGCGTGGTCCGGGGGCGACAAGCGCAAACTGCGTGCGAGCCTCGAACGGATCACGAAGACGGCACAACAAATCATCGAGGAGATCGAACGAGTTTCCTCGGCGAGGCCGTGA
- a CDS encoding DUF6011 domain-containing protein, with product MSTCVRCGRPLRSPSSIRRGAGPACAKLLLRQGRGGADATGMFRVIGRAGAASL from the coding sequence ATGTCCACGTGTGTGCGTTGCGGTCGCCCTCTTCGTTCACCGTCCAGCATTCGCCGCGGTGCTGGGCCTGCGTGCGCGAAGTTGTTGTTGCGACAAGGTCGGGGGGGGGCGGATGCCACGGGGATGTTCCGCGTCATTGGACGAGCGGGTGCAGCGTCTCTTTAA
- a CDS encoding site-2 protease family protein → MAEETRHMLSGMKGLLVGLFCLAWNLLPHTWQGWIAVAVSLPFILHVQILIHELGHYVFRKIFVVPTKRMVIGTGPLMFRIKSFEVRWIPTSGSVGPGVYCMDIPVRHKLWVYRGGILANGVSMLLWLKNPVWVLCGLMMIWANTRVVVFREKRTMTDGAWIALLRGGFRLPEGFEPCTEDSGFEGTQEG, encoded by the coding sequence GTGGCTGAGGAAACGAGGCATATGTTAAGCGGAATGAAAGGGTTGCTCGTCGGCCTGTTTTGTCTGGCGTGGAATCTGCTTCCTCATACATGGCAGGGGTGGATTGCCGTCGCGGTGTCGTTACCCTTCATCCTCCATGTTCAAATCCTCATTCACGAACTCGGACACTATGTGTTTCGCAAGATCTTCGTGGTTCCGACCAAACGAATGGTCATTGGAACAGGCCCTCTGATGTTTCGCATCAAGAGCTTCGAGGTGCGATGGATTCCGACGAGTGGTAGTGTGGGGCCGGGTGTATACTGCATGGATATTCCAGTCCGACACAAGCTGTGGGTGTACAGGGGTGGAATCCTGGCAAACGGCGTTTCGATGTTGCTGTGGCTCAAGAACCCAGTGTGGGTTCTGTGCGGTCTGATGATGATTTGGGCAAACACCCGGGTGGTTGTCTTTCGTGAAAAACGCACGATGACGGATGGTGCGTGGATCGCATTGCTTCGCGGCGGTTTTCGGTTGCCGGAAGGTTTTGAGCCATGCACAGAGGATTCGGGATTTGAAGGTACGCAAGAAGGCTGA
- a CDS encoding HepT-like ribonuclease domain-containing protein: MNKYDEKHLRDMLEAIRRIEEYTRGGREAFFSSTLIQDAVIRNIEIIGEAAGRLGVIAHLRRDIPWKEIRGMRNVLIHDYGNVDIHLVWDTVCKDVPDLKKKLLELIDE, from the coding sequence GTGAATAAGTATGACGAAAAACATCTTCGTGATATGCTGGAAGCCATTCGGCGTATCGAAGAATACACTCGCGGTGGGAGAGAAGCATTCTTCTCCTCTACCCTGATACAAGATGCGGTTATTCGGAATATTGAGATTATAGGAGAAGCTGCTGGGCGATTAGGGGTGATTGCTCATCTTAGAAGAGATATTCCGTGGAAAGAAATAAGGGGCATGCGAAACGTTCTGATACACGACTATGGGAATGTTGATATTCATTTGGTTTGGGATACTGTGTGCAAAGATGTTCCAGATTTGAAGAAGAAATTGTTGGAACTTATTGATGAGTAA
- a CDS encoding nucleotidyltransferase family protein, with product MKKLKPLKDSILDIARRHRVQNLWVFGSVARGEADEYSDVDFLAEFQEGATLLDLSALREELSELLDCDVHVVSKRSFSECELQDVMREAKSL from the coding sequence ATGAAGAAACTGAAGCCCCTCAAGGACTCTATTCTCGATATCGCACGTCGCCATCGTGTTCAAAACCTCTGGGTGTTCGGTTCTGTCGCTCGGGGGGAAGCCGACGAGTACAGCGATGTGGATTTTCTGGCCGAATTTCAGGAAGGGGCAACGCTTCTTGATTTGAGTGCTCTTCGCGAAGAGTTGTCGGAACTTCTAGATTGTGACGTACATGTCGTGTCGAAACGCTCTTTTTCGGAATGTGAATTGCAAGATGTCATGCGCGAGGCGAAAAGCCTGTGA
- a CDS encoding transposase produces MKLARNANDIVAKHLTNALPGDVLSVIGITHANVVRAVPTEIPKVEVRQEFTDIMLELADGRLLHLEFQTTREPNLYRFAAYDVAIAERYRRPIRTVVLYTGDVKSAPSELDAGSFRYAVENVYLNRLDGDGALDTVKRHLAVHEWTAEDRVRLAFAFHMRFERRTRDEAFEEIVETVQSIPDRHEQNDLAALILGFSGRILADEQKARLRRVLEMTELLKEIVEEAQNRARRERDREIAERMFRKGASIADVVELTGLSEQEAQEVLRRVRGET; encoded by the coding sequence ATGAAACTAGCGAGGAACGCGAATGATATTGTCGCGAAGCATCTGACGAACGCGTTGCCAGGCGATGTGCTGTCGGTGATCGGTATCACCCATGCAAACGTCGTGCGCGCGGTTCCAACGGAGATTCCGAAGGTCGAAGTGCGGCAGGAGTTCACGGATATCATGCTGGAACTCGCCGACGGTCGGCTCTTGCATCTGGAGTTTCAGACCACGCGCGAGCCGAATCTGTATCGGTTTGCAGCGTACGACGTCGCGATCGCGGAACGCTATCGGCGTCCGATTCGCACCGTCGTTCTCTACACGGGCGATGTCAAGAGTGCGCCGTCGGAGTTGGATGCGGGTAGTTTTCGCTACGCTGTGGAAAACGTGTATTTGAATCGGCTGGACGGCGACGGAGCGTTAGATACGGTCAAACGACACTTGGCCGTGCATGAGTGGACGGCGGAAGACCGCGTGCGTCTAGCCTTTGCGTTCCATATGCGGTTTGAGCGAAGGACGCGGGATGAGGCGTTTGAGGAGATTGTCGAGACCGTGCAGAGCATTCCGGATCGACATGAGCAGAACGATTTGGCGGCGCTCATTCTGGGATTCAGCGGACGAATTTTAGCAGATGAGCAAAAAGCGCGTTTAAGGAGGGTGTTGGAGATGACGGAACTGCTGAAGGAAATTGTTGAAGAGGCTCAAAATCGTGCTCGGCGTGAAAGAGATCGCGAAATCGCCGAGCGGATGTTCCGCAAAGGCGCGTCAATCGCGGATGTAGTGGAGTTGACAGGGCTTTCAGAGCAAGAAGCGCAGGAGGTGCTGAGGCGCGTCCGAGGGGAGACTTGA